AGCGGCAAACCCGAGGGGTCGAAGATTTTGGTTTCGGCGCCAAACTCCTCCAGCAAGCGGGCTGCTTCCTGAGTCACCAACCGGCTGAAAGAGCGCTCTCGCGTCGATCCATACAGAAGCAAGATTCGAGGTTTATGGAGTGACGGTGTACGCGGCTCCAGTTGCTCCAACGACGGAATGTCGATCAGGTCGGCGTGTACGTTCGGCAATGTGTCTTGCATGTAAACTCCTACGGCGGCGCCAGGTTGGGCACCGCCTCGGTTGATCTTTAAAGCGAACCGATGCGATTCAGTTCAGCTTTCAACTGTTCAGCGCTGATGGTCTTCAGTGGCAGCGCAAGAAATGCGCTCACGCGCTCGTGAATTTTGGCGAGTGTGGTTTCGAACGCTGCAGTGATCTCGGCTTCCGACCCGCTAGCGTCAGACGGGTCGGCCAGACCCCAATGCGCCTTCAAAGCTGGCCCAAAGAAGATTGGGCATGCCTCACCCGCTGCCCGGTCACAGACAGTGATCACGATGTCTGGAGGCGAGCCTTCAAAAGCATCCGAAGCCTTGCTGCTCAAGCCCGCAGTGGAGATACCCGCCGCCTCCAGCGTTTGCAATGCCCGTTGATTCACTCGGCCACTGGGAAAGCTTCCTGAGCTGACGGCTTCTACACCCTCGGGCGCCAAGTGGTTGAAAAGCGCCTCGGACAGAATGCTGCGGCAG
This DNA window, taken from Pseudomonas fluorescens NCIMB 11764, encodes the following:
- a CDS encoding arsenate reductase ArsC; this translates as MKVLFMCTHNSCRSILSEALFNHLAPEGVEAVSSGSFPSGRVNQRALQTLEAAGISTAGLSSKASDAFEGSPPDIVITVCDRAAGEACPIFFGPALKAHWGLADPSDASGSEAEITAAFETTLAKIHERVSAFLALPLKTISAEQLKAELNRIGSL